One genomic segment of Cololabis saira isolate AMF1-May2022 chromosome 22, fColSai1.1, whole genome shotgun sequence includes these proteins:
- the ncapg2 gene encoding condensin-2 complex subunit G2, with product MSKREAFLETACTENVEDFLSFIKLHNDKTEPFDVEEVVQEMSTNQRKTLWTRLHSFLGDTLLEFPPQRWEENMQQDSAADVKRAVAVVDGVTLVTSLSVKVLQEGDSCSTLLKLCHSLHDVLVSLPVSEALLQLHIHALFEAWWKKGLQDREKFGRTAFLVSLQRSFTLKKSAAEIQRVWSMHDVLLNLDYTSEDNKQIIDLLLQFFHHPTYIKNDDGKRFLVFLFSWNVDFILVIHGTIKNQLEFYSTTITTHIAEIYFRAWKKACGDFMEKIENSCIQDFMQYAVFLPKASPVHAKVREIMRYFHTRKGCHSVDKMLYNLYKPILWKALNAPNFEVRANATLIFAEAFPVHDPDQDVQNIDKSIQKQLDTAMDLLDDPHPTVRSTATLGVCKLLTKCWEVLPPTIIIDFLKKLVTELAADSSSPDVRCSVFKCLTIVLDNPLSHPLLEKLLPTLKYSVHDNSLKVRTAFLDMLIKVNAARAAKFWEVCSVEHLLPRLAVDSHSVSKRIVELLFKTFFPVNRPEKEWCSRCISLIQMNPVAARKFYQYAHKHTMPSNIIKLMLVIRRTLNSSIQVEGELSEHNESNKENDTSAEMLELQSAPVTLGQDVAVVSGLLEVVVILWRSVEKTLKQKQELYTYTTAKFGKVMSKYFQAFEDERSTAPLIQLASFMPSAAVPTFSCGVLSKLRRLDSGAPATQYSQLLDCMCSWGQAGDILELITDWLTECLPKQKDKAAARRKVRIQETVEAKPDLALVYLEHLLSHTATREKVLALGQSPLKQLHTVLGNWKSVLFNHLSSTAHVPECPGVETALKAFMFHGRLGAHLQHDLTEGRDYLLSLEHVAAWVADRVLPFLRKRTGDDGDGSEKSQQLAAQITESFLEVCRDVLLVGLGDKEFTTQILHLCSLILLSEAGYVCIHAVLPILKEVANSWVREENSQDQEDETSVVLGVVANIFQKIIEVLARRLRKEPEEGRMLCQSAVSGLTDFLQVAHALDRAPLSGVFATVFAVIVVENRHLLEKITNPEEVVTPQSEQDMPPLSSVLLSVILKSSPISRAFLTEVNSSLDSDAISSLTELAVVLNVLAVIRHARVSKVGLKSAAVSVQQQLHKHALSSVDGSDVQRAIYDSSVMTLNEILDS from the exons ATGTCCAAGCGAGAGGCGTTTTTAGAAACCGCCTGTACGGAAAACGTGGAGGACTTCCTTAGCTTTATAAAGCTGCAT AATGACAAAACCGAGCCTTTCGATGTGGAGGAGGTGGTGCAGGAGATGTCTACAAACCAGAGGAAGACACTCTGGACGAGACTGCACTCGTTCCTCGGGGACACCCTGCTggagtttcctccgcagcgCTGGGAAGAAAACATGCAGCAGGATTCTGCTGCAGATGTT AAACGAGCCGTGGCTGTTGTGGACGGAGTGACTTTAGTGACTTCACTGTCTGTAAAGGTTTTACAAGAGGGTGACTCCTGCAGCACACTTCTAAAACTTTGCCACAGTCTTCACG ACGTTCTGGTGTCGCTGCCTGTGTCCGAGGCTTTGCTGCAGCTCCACATACATGCCCTGTTTGAGGCCTGGTGGAAGAAGGGGCTGCAGGACAGAGAAAAGTTTGGCCGCACTGCTTTCCTCGTCTCTTTGCAAAGGAGTTTCACCTTGAAGAAATCA GCTGCTGAGATTCAGAGAGTGTGGAGTATGCATGACGTGCTCTTGAATCTGGATTACACATCAGAGGACAACAAGCAGATAATCGACTTGCTGCTTCAATTCTTTCATCATCCCACTTACATCAAAAATGATGAT GGAAAGCGATTCCTGGTGTTTCTTTTCAGCTGGAACGTTGATTTCATCTTGGTAATCCATGGCACCATCAAAAACCAGCTGGAGTTTTATAGCAC CACCATCACCACTCATATCGCGGAGATCTACTTCAGAGCATGGAAGAAGGCTTGTGGGGATTTTATGGAGAAGATTGAGAACTCGTGCATTCAGGATTTTATGCAATATGCTGTCTTCCTTCCCAAGGCATCACCCGTTCATGCCAAAGTTCGAGAG ATCATGCGCTATTTCCACACAAGAAAGGGCTGTCACAGTGTGGACAAGATGCTCTATAACCTCTACAAGCCAATACTCTGGAAAGCTCTGAAT GCTCCAAACTTTGAGGTGCGTGCAAATGCCACTTTGATTTTCGCTGAGGCGTTCCCAGTTCATGACCCGGACCAAGACGTCCAGAATATTGACAAGAGTATTCAAAAGCAGCTGGACACTGCAATG GACCTCCTGGACGACCCCCACCCTACCGTCCGCTCCACTGCCACCCTGGGCGTCTGTAAGCTCCTGACCAAGTGCTGGGAGGTGCTGCCTCCAACAATCATCATAGACTTCCTGAAGAAGCTGGTGACGGAGCTGGCGGCCGACAGCAGCTCCCCAGACGTCCGCTGCTCCGTGTTCAAG TGTCTGACTATCGTCCTGGACAACCCTCTCAGCCATCCACTCCTGGAAAAGCTCCTACCCACTCTCAAGTACAGCGTCCATGACAACTCGTTGAAAGTCCGCACAGCTTTCCTTGACATGCTTATTAAAGTTAATGCAGCTCGTGCTGCCAAG TTCTGGGAGGTTTGCAGCGTAGAACACCTGCTGCCTCGCTTGGCCGTGGACTCCCATTCAGTCTCCAAGCGTATTGTGGAGCTGCTCTTCAAGACCTTCTTCCCGGTGAACCGGCCGGAGAAGGAGTGGTGCAGCCGCTGCATCAGCCTCATCCAGATGAACCCTGTTGCTGCCAGGAAGTTCTACCAGTACGCTCACAAACACACCATGCCCTCTAACATCA TAAAACTGATGCTGGTTATTCGCCGCACCCTGAACAGCTCCATCCAGGTTGAGGGCGAGCTGTCGGAGCATAATGAGAGCAACAAGGAAAACGACACGTCAGCAGAGATGTTAGAGTTACAG TCCGCACCTGTTACGCTGGGACAAGATGTTGCTGTTGTGTCCGGTTTGCTGGAGGTCGTGGTCATCCTGTGGAGAAGTGTCGAGAAAACGCTGAAGCAAAAACAAGAGCTCTACACGTACACCACTGCCAAGTTTGGAAAAGTTATGTCCAAATATTTCCAGGCATTTGAG GATGAGCGATCCACTGCTCCCCTCATACAACTGGCCTCATTCATGCCTTCAGCTGCAGTTCCAACATTCAG CTGTGGGGTCCTGTCCAAACTGAGGAGGTTGGACTCAGGCGCTCCTGCAACACAATACAGCCAGCTGTTGGACTGCATGTGTAGCTGGGGTCAGGCTGGTGACATCCTTGAACTAATCACCGACTGGCTCACGGAGTGCCTTCCCAAGCAAAAG GACAAGGCAGCTGCCCGTAGAAAAGTGCGCATCCAGGAGACGGTGgaggccaaaccggacctcgcGCTGGTGTACCTGGAGCACCTTTTAAGCCACACTGCGACACGAGAGAAAGTCCTGGCTCTCGGTCAGAGCCCTCTGAAGCAGCTCCATACAGTTCTAGGCAACTGGAAG TCAGTGTTGTTCAATCACCTCAGCTCCACTGCACACGTCCCTGAATGTCCCGGTGTGGAGACGGCACTGAAAGCCTTCATGTTCCACGGTCGACTCGGTGCACATCTGCAACACGAT TTGACAGAAGGCCGAGACTACCTGCTGTCTTTGGAGCATGTGGCAGCCTGGGTGGCCGACAGGGTGCTGCCATTTCTGAGGAAACGCACCGGTGATGATGGCGACGGCTCAGAAAAGTCGCAGCAATTGGCCGCACAGATAACAGAG AGCTTCCTGGAAGTATGTCGTGATGTTTTGCTTGTGGGTTTGGGCGATAAGGAGTTCACTACTCAAATCCTCCATCTGTGCTCGCTCATCCTCCTCTCAG AGGCAGGCTACGTGTGTATCCATGCAGTGCTGCCAATTTTAAAGGAAGTGGCAAACTCTTGGGTTCGTGAAGAAAACAGCCAGGATCAAGAGGATGAAACCTCTGTCGTTTTGGGCGTGGTGGCCAACATTTTCCAGAAGATTATAGAAGTCTTGGCACGCCGCCTTCGGAAGGAACcggaggaaggaagaatg CTGTGTCAATCAGCCGTTTCTGGTCTGACAGACTTCCTCCAAGTGGCCCACGCGTTGGACCGAGCTCCTCTCAGCGGGGTCTTTGCTACCGTCTTTGCCGTCATCGTTGTAGAGAACAGGCATTTGCTGGAGAAG attaCTAACCCTGAggaggtggtcaccccacagtCAGAGCAGGACATGCCTCCCTTGTCCAGTGTCCTCCTGTCTGTGATCCTCAAGTCATCGCCTATTAGCAG GGCGTTTTTGACGGAGGTGAACTCATCTTTAGACTCAGACGCCATCAGCAGTCTCACTGAACTGGCTGTCGTCCTGAACGTCTTAGCCGTTATCAGACACG CGAGAGTGTCCAAAGTCGGCTTGAAAAGTGCAGCTGtgtctgtccagcagcagcttcacaaACATGCGCTCTCGTCTGTAGACGGCAGTGACGTGCAAAG GGCTATTTATGATTCTTCAGTGATGACTTTGAATGAGATACTGGATTCATAA